Part of the Parambassis ranga chromosome 16, fParRan2.1, whole genome shotgun sequence genome, GATGTTTTGCACCACTGAGGCACCATTAGAATGTTGGCGGCTTCACTCGGCTACCTAAAGCTAAACGAGACTGGGAGCATTACAGTTTACCGAAGTCGTTCAGCAGTGGATGGGTTTGTATGTGGATTAAGGACATCGCCATCCCCAGTTTTATTTGCAGTGTTACGTCCCTTTAAATGACACAGAGAACAATCCACATGTATGTGGCCCTAAAACTTTGGTTGTATCCTTTTATTTCTGACAGATGGAGGACTTGGGCCAAAGAGAACCCCATCTGAGTTCTTTTGAATGTAAGACAGTCGGTTCTAAATACGTTGTCACTAACTTTAGCGTTATGCACACTAGtcaaatataaatgtgtgtccTCAAGAAAACACCAGCTCAAGCAGCTTAGCTGACAGCCTAAAGTATTAAAACTAAAGAATGTTCTCTTCTGTCTATTCATCTTATCCCATTTGATCTCATATGATCATCTTCAGGAAGACAAACTTTTAAGAGAGGGGTTCTTGGAGCCTTTTGTGCAGATTAAGACATAAGGCAAGTGCATTTCAGGATTGCTGTTGgttcttgtttgtttctgttctgtcacattatttttaatgttttttactCTTTTCTGCACACTGCAGGATATAGTATGTTCACTCAGTGAACTATGCCATACTATGCAACCTGTTGCAGGTGTTCTGGAGGAATGTCCCAGCAATGTTTGGACATCAGCCAAGTGAGTCCACACCACACTACAGGGAATCATTTTATGTAAAGATTCTTTGCCCTtcaattttcacatttttaactcAAAAgcatagagcaccttctatttTGTGTAATTGAAAGCTGAGATGCAGAATCGGGATAGACGCTTGGATTTGTGTGTAATATGGTCAGTAAAAGAACTTCACTGGGTGAAGGTCCATGTCAAATAAATTTACTGTAATATTGGTTAGTTATTTGTAATGAATGCATTATGGTCTTCTGATGTGACCTGATTTTGCTACTTGTTAAATTAGtagctgttttttgtgtgaaagCTGAGAGACTTCAAACACCTAAGACCCTGTACAAGACAAAGCTTGAAAAGAAACAGataaatggaaaataaaatgtgatgcaTTCCAGCCAAAAGTAAGAATGCCAGCAATGTCAACCTGACAGCATTCAAGCACACATAGTACTCTAAAAGCAGGTGGTTATCCTCattttttgctttgcttttggGTGGGAAGGTCTTGGAGAGGATTTTTCTGCTGATTGATATTTCACTCTAGGGAATATCAAGTAGACGTCTTCTTGAACAGGTGCTTCTCTTTGCTGTTACCTACAATGTTCTTAGAGCATcagttgtcattttgtttagtGGGCACTTCTTTAACTTccatgctgctgatgatggCAGAACGTGTGTTGAGCATTCAGCAGAGGACACTCTTGTAACATCCGTTGGGCAGACTGTGTCTGAACTTGTGGTACCCCAGTGTGGAACTTTAAAGGAAGGTGTGTCTGAACTTTTCTTAGTATTTTTGGAATTCTTGGTAATACTTGATGACCATGGTTGGCTTTGACACGTCTGAGCCGTTTGGCTACCTGCAGAATTTCCATAAAGTTGCTGTAAAAGATTTTGGTTTCATGTCTGTATTTAATTATTTGaaatatttagggcccgagcaccgaatggtgcaagagccctattgaaacccttaggattattatttttccttcccccccttagatcgcatttttgggggccttaacatgcccaaaaactcaccaaacttggtagaaaaattcattcgcccgaaaaattttgaaatttgctgacttttgaaacgcacataggaaaatggctctatagcgcccccaacgtgaagcccctctggccggtttgacacaggataatgaaaattggcacacatatgtatcacatcaagacgcacaaaaaagtctcttggacccccccctccaaacccaacaggaagtccgccatttgaaggtttgtggccatttttggcgatgtgtgaccctgctgccaaacttttcacgcctcgcatacttcatcggattgagctgaaagtcgccgtgtccactcaggacaccatagggaatagacgcattccaaaactcttacaaaagtctgactgtgtggccggggcgtggcctcaaagtttgaccatttcagaggaaacaggaagtcgttataacttcttcgttttctgtccgatctgtaccaaatgtcacatgtatgatcagagtctgaccctaaacacatctatacaacaatattgaggctttgacagagcgccacctactggctacacaaaatgttgtgttttcataggtttttctgcctgcccccctggcctgttttgagtagggtcacgaaaattggcacacatgtgtatcaccccaagatgcacaaaaaagtctcttggaccccccctccaaacccaacaggaagtccgccattttgaaatttctgttaatttttggcgatttgtgaccctgctgcaaaacttttcacgcctcgcatacttcatccaatcaagctgaaaatcactgtgtccactcaggacacgatacagaatagacgcattccaaaactcttacaaaagtattacggtgtggtgggggcgtggactcaaagttgaccattcgccattacaaaggaactccctgtattttttgccctaacgcgtagccccgctggccagtttgacacaggatcatgaaaatttgcacacatgcGTATGACCCCAaaacgcacaaaaaagtctcttggaccccccctccaaacccaacaggaagtccgccattttgaaatttctgttaatttttggcgatttgtgaccctgctacaaaacttttcaaacctcacatacttcatccaattgagctaaaactcactgtgtcaactttggacaccatagggagtagacgcattccaaaactctttcaaaagtattaccgtgtggcgggggagtggcctcaaagttgaccattcgccattacaaaggaactcgctgtgttttatgcagtactaatcatatactttatgcaatgttgacaaaatcttactgtactgctatggaccccagtctgaacagatatatatgctaataggatgatacggtcatagcgccacctactggtagcaggaaagtttggttgtaaacatgtgttttttgtatatttgtggaaatgagaggaggagagcataggacaggagagtatatgagacgagagcataggagagaagactgcgatgaccccgcgggtCGCAaagtgcgcgagggcccgcaatgctgcttgcagctttaatttgatCTGTTTTTGCAGAAGTTTGCCACAGTAGTGCGATTTTGTGTGAAAGTGCTGCACTCGTTAAAGCTTGTTTCATGTATCTGCGTAAACTTAGTGGACTTGTATTCTGTAATTGCTCAACACTGTCTTTGCATTATCATGAAGATTATTTCACATATGTTGTATGCCTGTGTAAACATCTctacacctgtctgtctgtgtagcagcatgtgtttgttttcgaAGTAGGATAATGTCACAAGATGCAAAATTGACCAAATGAAacctaaaaatgtaaatgttacaaAGTAATATTTTGAATACAGCACACATCCACGATGGCATTGTTTTATAAGCTTGCGCAATATCATGATATTTATTTCCTTCCAAAACTGCATCGGTTTTTGCCAATATCTTGTATTGGAGTGAGTTTGACCAATGTGCAGTCTTCACCAGCACAAAGATTCTTAATTCCTAAAATACTTCAAATCTAAtctaaaagtaaaataataacactgaaaCCACTTTATACAAATTGACCTTTGTTTCTGTTGCGattgttttatttacacagatttttttttcatttcttgaaatttaaatttaaacactGTGATCTTCGTGTGTGGAATTCTCTTGAGTCTTTTTGCTAAGCTAAGCACAAGCACAGCACCTTAAGTTTTCTACTGATAAACAAGGTTCTGATGATTTGCTCttcaataaaaatatgtatgtttATGTCAAGTCTTACTACAGAAAGTAAAGAAGtgctttaaaaatgcatttaggGACCTTTAAATAGGTCAGCACTATTAATGTACACCTCCTTAAAAGCTGAAAACTGCATCAGAGCAACAGTTTTCTATCAGCACACATAATCAATGCGGCTGCCTCTCCTTGGACATGACACGGACTGCTTTCCAAGCAGTAAGCCTTGACTTGTTTGTTAGCTCACAAGACCCATATTCTGCATTCTGCTTTTTAATTGGGATTCTCAAGAGACCTTGCCCAAAGACTTAACAAAACACCCAACTCCTATCAAGCAGCTTGGGCTAAGTCCAGTAACCAATTACCCAGCTCTGCCCCAGCAGAGCCGGCGCTCTCTGGATTacatttcctgctgctgcatTACAAATGTGCCACAGCCTGCAGTGATTTCCCTAATATCAAGTTATCGTGCAGATGCAAGCTGATGGTTAACCCCTACAGGATTTCACACACCAGCAGGAATTCAACTTGATCTGCTGCTTTTATAGTTACCTCATATCTCAATACTCTCACTCTGAGAAATTAATGCACCTCCCTCTACAGAAGAGACATAGAACATTGGCTCTTTACTCAGCTAGTACTCACAAAACCCAAGATTTCCTGTGTCAGTGTTTACCACATAGCCACGGTATAAATTAGAACCTCACTGATATGTTGTGCGTCATCTGCTGAGTGGTTAAAAACGATGCCACCACTGTACTAACGTATTATTTTGTAGCTTTCATATTCAAAATATATCCTTGTATGTCCCTGATGGTCAGGGGCCTATGGGCAGCTGCCCATGTTGCAAATCATCTATGCCATCCTGGTGGACTGCTAGCTTCCCGAGCGTGTTTACTGAGACATTCATGATGTTTCTTTCATGTAAGCTGAAAGAATAAAAGATGAACCTGTGAACTTATACTTCAAAGCTCACAGCTCTAGAGAATTTTGCATTAATTTCATGTTTCAAAAAAAATACCTTAGAAGTACTGTGTGGgtgtcagcatgtgtgactCCAAGGTAATACTCAGGTGAGAAATGTTTTAAGGCAAATCACACCCATGACAAGATTGTTTTTGCCAgctttgtgcagaaattgtgacagaataacacattttctttgagtgttttcacttttttccccctgtaCATCTGTTCAGTCACATAATGTCAGCAGCAAGCAAGCTGTGCAGAGCTGTTCATAAGGCAAGTTCGTCAGTGCTGCTTGTGTATCTTCAAAAGTACACAGTATCTATCTAATACTAATAATTATGTTATGAGATGTTTATATGCTGACTGTCCTCTTCAAGCAAGCTTAATAATAGTACTGTGCTTTAACAGTAAATGAAGCTTTTTAATAGGCACCCTGTGCAGTGTCTATGTGAGAGAATAAGAGCATgccctgcagtttttttttctattttcttgggagcatatatatatacggATGTGTTTTCCTACACCGCCACAGTACTCCCAGAACCCCCTAGAGACACAGCTCAgtctctgactgacagctgtagCTCCTCGCTCAGGCGTCATCACAAATAAAGTGAATCCATTTGGCCACTTCTGCACTCCGTATTTCAGGGGAGAGTGTACCACGCACTGGCTCACAGTGGCAGTGAGTGAATGAATGTTGTGAGGACATCACTTGTCTGAGAATCTTCGCTGTAGCCGCCTCACCTCACTATCTTCTCGTCCAACTCTTGTTCATGTGTCTCAGTTggtcctcacagcagcagcctccacacCATGACAGCATATGACTTCTCAGACATAGAGGCGTTCTTGGACTGCCACCCGGATCTGTTCGAGGAGTATCTCGTTCGGAAAGCGAAATGTGATCAAGTTAGCAGGTGGTTGAAGGAGCATCAGCCGTCCAAAGCATCCACAGCGGAGGAGAAGCGGGGCGCTGCCATGGACCCGTTCTGGCCGAACAGCGCCGACGGGCTCCGGCGCAGATCGTCCCACATGGAGCTGCGACGGAACTTCGCCCGGTCTAAAGCCACCACCGCGCACCGGACATACGACGAACATGTGAGCCTTAGCGAACACGAGTCCCAGTCCAGCATGAGGCGGCGGGCGCTCCTGCGCAAAGCCAGCTCCCTGCCTCCGACCACCGCGCATATCCTGAGCGCACTGCTGGAATCCAGAGTCAACGTGCCCCAGTACGCATCCAGCGCCATAGACTACAAATACAGACTCAAGGAGACCAACGAGAGGGAGTTTTTCTTGGAGTTAGTAAAGGACATCTCAAACGATTTGGACCTGACAAACCTGAGTTATAAGATACTCATCAACGTGTGCATCCTTGTGGATGCAGACAGGTGTTCGCTTTTCCTCGTTGAAGGACCCGCTCACAAGAGGACACTGGTGTCCAAGTTCTTTGATGTGCACTCAGGCACCACAGTCAGACCATCATCCAGCACTCTGAACTCCAATGAAGTGCAAGTACCGTGGGGTAAAGGTATCATTGGATATGTGGCAGAGCATGGGGAGACTGTAAACATCTCAAACGCATATGAGGTAAAGATATTAACTTCAGATGTGACAAAAAAGCTCATGTTCCAAAGGTGGTTTGTATTGTGTTTGTATATGACCAAATTCCTTCATGCAAGTTTTGCAGACATACTAGGAAAGCACATCAGCTGTTTCCTCAGTTGTTAGAGGATGGTGTTCAGTGTCCCACCCCACAGAGCTCAAACTTTTGCGCATGTCGGGCCACTCAAGATTCTGGGTAATTAGCTCAATTatgtcaggggaaaaaaaactctttctCCATAGTGGTCTAAACGAAAAGACAGCAAAGTATTTCCACAAGCCAGTTCTCGTCATTTTCACAACCAGTTGCGCACCACATCATTATATCATGGCCCTGGGCGGCACGGGAAGCTATAAGGCAGCATGATGAGGCAGATCCCCCTGCGGTCTATTAGCGcaatagtatatatatatgtgccaGTGAGGGACAGTATAGTTTTTCCGTCTGTAGTAAAAAACAATTGCACCTTACAAAGCAGCGAAAAATGACCACGGATCAAACCTAACAACTGCGCTGAGAACGCTTTATTGCACGTAAAACTTAATGTTGCTATGATGTCATTAAGGCCTACGAGGTCAAATGTTCTGCCATAATAGTGTTACACTGTGGTGCAGCCCATTTGAGTCTGTGCGAgtatataatgtataatatgtGTTCACATTCGCAGGACCACCGCTTCAGTGATGAGATAGACAAGTTAACAGGCTACAAGACGCAATCCATCCTCTGTATGGCCATCTGCAACAGTGATGGAGAAGTCATAGGCGTTGTACAAGCAATTAACAAGAATCCAATAGGCACCCCATTTACTGAGGACGATGAGAAGGTGAGCTATGGTGCTATGgtgtgggaaaaaaacacttacagTTCAAGTATAATCGCAGTATAACTGTCATTTATGCCATTAAGGGTGTTTTAAAATTGTTGGATTGCAGCACTGTGCGGCCCCTCTATGAGTACTacacactaacaatgattcctCAGAATTGCTCAGAATCTTCTTAATGGCTGTGGAGAGGGGCAAAGTGTTCCCTTGGAAGcaaaacaccagaaaaaaatgaagagaagaGGTCAACCCTTTTACTTAATTGTGGACCATTAAATATGTCTGAGCGTGCAATATATTCACACACTTAACACATTTGGAGTTAACACACTTTCAGCTGCTCCCTGAGCTATCCATTTTGAAATGGGTTTGCTTGAATGTGCATGTGTTATAGCTTCATTTACGGTTCCACAGCTTATGAATACAATTTCACTCTCCCAGTTTGCTGATGAGCAAATACTACAGCATAATGTGCAACCTCTGCAGTAACTTGAGTAAGAAAAGTGCTCCTAGGGCTCAGTTTGAATGAAGAAAACTGGGGAGAAAAACTAATATCcttatatttgtatttgtaaagaTCACCACTTATAACTGCAGGAGTCCAAGTCCACTGAGAAGCAACAGTttgtccacaaggtggcacaATGAAATTGTGGAACTGCATTTATTCTGGACACATACTGCATGTTCTCTCACTTAAGCCTCAAAGAATAAAATGATTTAGGCATTTTTAGGGTTTTCTCTTTATGTAAAtctaaaacaaaacaccaaatatAGCTTGTGGAGAACTTCAGAAGCCTTTTAGTAACAAAGactgaaaatagaaaaaaaaggcgCCTTCATCTGTCAGCTTATTTAGACGTTTTAGGGCCCTTGATGTCTTACTAAATCCCTTTCTCTAAATCAATACTTCATTAGGAGGCATTTATTGGAAAGAAATTTGTGCTGAGAAGCGGCTGACTGCATCTTGACTTTCCCTACCCACCTTACCACACACTCTCTGTTTCTCTACAGGCCCCTTTGTTTAGCATACAAATAACTAACAATTGTAGATTATGCTGCTTTTCAccacttttttctttgttcctttACTCAGGTGCTGCAGATGTATCTACCATTCTGTGGAATATCGATTTCCAATGCTAAGCTGTTTTCAGAGTCTCGTAAGGAGTATGAAAGGAGTCGGGTGAGGAGCTGGAGACTGTGCCTTTACTGAAGATGCTTTGTTCTTTTAGCTTTTGTAAAAATACAGTTGATGCAATAACTAACATACTATAATACAAAGTTATTTTTTGTCAGTAGTTTAATGAAAAAGAAAGGGTTTTTAATTGCTTTGGCACATAACACGATTCATCTGTCTACTTCTTATACTTTGAACTTATCACAGTGTGTGGTCTCGTTGCCTCAGGCTTTGCTCGAAGTTGTCAATGACCTGTTTGAGGAGCAGACAGACCTGGAGAAGATTGTCCGGAAAATCATGCAGCGAGCGCTGACCCTACTGCAGTGTGAACGCTGCTCTGTGCTTCTTTTAGAGGACATCGACTCACCTGTGAGACCCTTCTACTTTTTAATCATGAATTTGTCCAAAGTTATGTAAAGTTCTGTGCAAAAATCCCTCCTATCCCTAAATCAAATTGCAACTGGCTGTGACAGTATTAACATTCCCATAGGTTGTGAAATTCTCCAAGACATTTGAGCTTATGTCTCCCTTGTGCAACATGGACCGTGACATCAGGTGAGACAATTACACTGATAATGATTTATTGTAGATGCTAGAACAGAATTggtaaaataatacatttagtGTTTTACTGTGTGCTATTGTTAAAATGCAGACATGACTATTGATTTCTCTTTGTGTTACCGGCCACATCAGCATGGAGAAGTTGTCCTGTTCCGACTGGCTGATCAATAACAGCATTGCTGAGCTGGTGGCTTCCACAGGACTACCTGTTAATATCAGTGATGTGTGTCAGGACCCACGCTTTGATGCTGAGGTATGGACCCAGAGTTAGAACTAGTATGCCAGTCAAAAAGAATGTTGGCCAACCATTGCAAAACTCTCATAGAGTCAAACTGCCTGGCTCTGTGTTCTCTCTTTATAGGCAGATCAGGCCTCAGGCTTTCACATCAGATCAGTGCTATGTGTCCCTATATGGAACCGAACTCATCAAATTATTGGTAGGTTGACCAGAAATAATCAATTACTGGAAACCAATGTTCACCTCTATAGTCAgtgatttatgtgtgttttctgtaggGGTTGCACAAATTCTGAACCGCCTCGACAGGAAGACCTTTAATGATGCAGACCAGAGACTGTTCGAGGTGAACTGCTTATAATTCTAATGACAGTTGAACTAGCAAATCCTTGTTTGTTCACATTATTACATTTGATAAGCTAAAGTCTCTTTTGACATGCTTTTTCTGTGGCTTCTTTTTGTGCAGGCATTTGTGATATTCTGTGGGCTTGGAATTAACAACACAATGATGTACAACCAAGTTAAGAAGACCTGGGCCAAACAATCTGTAGCACTGGATGTAAGAACTTTAATAAAAgcagtttttcttgttttcttttttaactacCCCTCCGTGACAAGACTTTCATACATATCCATATATGTACAACTTTTGACCCCTTTACCTCTATTTTCTCTTTAATGTTTACCTCATTAAGTGGTTTTATTTCACAACCCTAGGCAAATAAAGGATTGTATGGTAGACACGTGGTTTTAAAATGGAATACATTTTCATGGACTCATCTGTGAATAGTTTCCATCTTGTTCAAGAAAAACAATGTTGGTCCAGTCTGCGTACAtgttaaattaataaataaaaaaatgtggtgTCACTGATTAATGCTAATCTTAACAGAGACTCTTGACATTCATtagtgtctctgtctgtgttgtgcTCCACTGCCCAGTGTCTAACCTGAGCTATCCTCAGAAAACATGGTGCTGCTTCTCCAACATAAATATTTCAGCTGCTTTCAATAATTCATGATAAATACTTGTGCCAGTCTgctcacctctcattaaagctgctAAATTTCTGTCACACAATTTCAGCTCTTTCTTTAATTACTTGATAGATATTTTTACTATATTACTAGACACAAAAAGTAGAGATGTGGCTTCTTTTGATCCtgattatgtaaaaaaataatagaaTATGTTGAAAATCTTGGATACTATTGATCATCCTCTATACCAGTGAGTGTCTCAGAATGATGATCTTATGGTCTTCATATTCACTTTAGCTCTTATCTGCATGATTTCTGCTTTGCAGATGTTGTCCTACCATGCTACCTGCTCCAAGGTAG contains:
- the pde11al gene encoding dual 3',5'-cyclic-AMP and -GMP phosphodiesterase 11A, whose protein sequence is MTAYDFSDIEAFLDCHPDLFEEYLVRKAKCDQVSRWLKEHQPSKASTAEEKRGAAMDPFWPNSADGLRRRSSHMELRRNFARSKATTAHRTYDEHVSLSEHESQSSMRRRALLRKASSLPPTTAHILSALLESRVNVPQYASSAIDYKYRLKETNEREFFLELVKDISNDLDLTNLSYKILINVCILVDADRCSLFLVEGPAHKRTLVSKFFDVHSGTTVRPSSSTLNSNEVQVPWGKGIIGYVAEHGETVNISNAYEDHRFSDEIDKLTGYKTQSILCMAICNSDGEVIGVVQAINKNPIGTPFTEDDEKVLQMYLPFCGISISNAKLFSESRKEYERSRALLEVVNDLFEEQTDLEKIVRKIMQRALTLLQCERCSVLLLEDIDSPVVKFSKTFELMSPLCNMDRDISMEKLSCSDWLINNSIAELVASTGLPVNISDVCQDPRFDAEADQASGFHIRSVLCVPIWNRTHQIIGVAQILNRLDRKTFNDADQRLFEAFVIFCGLGINNTMMYNQVKKTWAKQSVALDMLSYHATCSKVEVDRLKAAKIPLSSELGIDEFHFNDFSLDNDAMITASLRMFLELGVVQNFKIDYEVLCRWLLTVRKNYRTVAYHNWRHAFNVSQCMFVMITTASFQDVLSEAEILALMVGCLCHDLDHRGTNNAFQAKTGSALALLYGTSATLEHHHFNHAVMILQSEGHNIFANLSSKEYSNMMQLLKQAILSTDLTLHFERRTKFFEYVLSGEFSWTDEGHREVLRSMLMTACDLGAVTRPWKISKQVAELVTSEFFEQGDRERSELKLTPAAIFDRNRKDELPALQLEWIDGICKPLYQALLKLNRKVQPMVDEMDANRKKWQDLCLSYQQTRRASVPNPSQKIEPTQDAETKSTETVKPSENIKFGPKSKSSQDLKCRVNTESCDGKAAASGGNTTPAAKKQQHT